A region from the Benincasa hispida cultivar B227 chromosome 8, ASM972705v1, whole genome shotgun sequence genome encodes:
- the LOC120083412 gene encoding berberine bridge enzyme-like 8, with protein MEILRSSILLLSFSYLVFFSSATSAPENFFQCLLRHSPPSYPIAPAIFTPNNVSFSSVLETYIRNLRFNTSTTPKPFLILTALHESHVKVAILCARIHDLQMKIRSGGHDYEGVSYVSDVLPFFILDMFNLRDITVDVKTKTAWVQTGATLGEVYYRIAEKNKFYGFPAGVCPTVGVGGHFGGGGYGNMMRKYGLSVDQIIDAKIVDVNGKLLDRKAMGEDLFWAIIGGGGSSFGVVVAYKIRMVRVPETVTVFRVQRTLEQNDLTEIVDEWQRVAHVIDNDLFIRVTFDVINGTEKGKKTLRATFLAMFLGDSERLLSVIKKSFPKLGLKKSDCLEMSWLQSVLFWTNFPLGTSVDALLSRTPQVLTHLKRKSDYVKTPIPKEGLNKIWKKMIELEKPMLTFNPYGGRMAEIPSNATPFPHRAGNLWKIQYATNWDEEGTQEAKHFIDLTRKLYKFMTPFVSKNPRTAFLNYRDLDIGVNHNGKNSYYEGRVYGIKYFEGNFERLVKIKTKVDPDNFFRNEQSIPRFPHVGR; from the exons atggAAATTCTAAGATCTTCAATTTTGCTCTTATCATTTTCATATCTTGTCTTTTTTTCTTCAGCAACTTCAGCACCTGAAAATTTCTTTCAATGTCTTCTCCGGCACTCTCCACCGTCGTACCCTATTGCTCCGGCGATCTTTACCCCAAATAATGTTTCATTTTCTTCTGTTCTTGAGACTTACATTCGGAACTTGCGATTCAACACCTCCACAACTCCTAAGCCATTCCTCATTCTCACGGCTCTCCATGAATCTCACGTTAAAGTTGCAATTCTATGTGCTCGAATCCATGATCTTCAAATGAAGATTCGTAGTGGCGGCCATGATTACGAGGGCGTTTCTTACGTCTCCGATGTCCTCCCTTTCTTCATACTCGATATGTTTAACCTCCGAGACATCACGGTCGATGTCAAAACAAAGACGGCTTGg GTCCAAACTGGAGCAACTTTAGGGGAAGTATACTATAGAATTGCAGAAAAAAATAAGTTCTACGGCTTCCCCGCCGGAGTGTGCCCCACAGTGGGCGTCGGCGGTCACTTTGGTGGTGGTGGGTACGGTAACATGATGAGGAAATACGGCCTGTCAGTGGATCAAATCATCGATGCGAAGATAGTCGACGTCAACGGGAAGCTTCTGGACCGAAAAGCAATGGGAGAGGATCTATTTTGGGCCATCATAGGCGGTGGAGGATCGAGTTTTGGTGTCGTTGTAGCGTACAAAATCCGAATGGTTCGTGTGCCGGAGACGGTGACCGTGTTCCGAGTACAAAGAACGTTGGAACAAAATGATTTGACGGAGATAGTAGATGAGTGGCAGCGTGTGGCACATGTGATTGACAATGATTTGTTCATAAGAGTAACGTTTGATGTTATTAATGGAACAGAGAAGGGAAAGAAGACACTAAGAGCGACGTTTCTAGCGATGTTCCTAGGAGATTCCGAGAGGCTTTTGTCTGTCATCAAAAAGAGCTTCCCTAAACTTGGTTTGAAGAAATCTGATTGCCTTGAAATGAGTTGGCTTCAATCTGTCCTCTTTTGGACAAATTTCCCActag GCACATCAGTGGATGCCCTACTATCCAGAACCCCACAAGTACTGACACATCTAAAAAGAAAGTCAGATTATGTGAAAACCCCAATTCCAAAGGAAGGACTCAACAAAATATGGAAGAAAATGATAGAACTTGAAAAACCCATGTTGACATTCAATCCTTATGGTGGAAGAATGGCTGAAATCCCATCAAATGCAACTCCATTTCCTCATAGAGCTGGAAACTTGTGGAAAATTCAATATGCAACAAATTGGGATGAAGAAGGAACCCAAGAAGCCAAACATTTTATTGACTTAACAAGGAAACTTTACAAATTTATGACACCATTTGTGTCAAAAAATCCAAGAACTGCCTTTTTGAACTATAGAGATCTTGATATTGGTGTAAACCACAATGGCAAGAACAGTTACTATGAAGGAAGAGTTTatggaattaaatattttgaaggtaactttgagaggttggtgaagatcAAGACCAAGGTTGATCCTGACAACTTTTTTAGGAATGAACAAAGCATTCCAAGGTTTCCTCATGTTGGACGATGA